Part of the Candidatus Binataceae bacterium genome is shown below.
TCCCGCTGAGCACCTACCATCGCTTGCCTGCCGTCGGTGGACCGGTCCTGTTGGAGGTGCGTCAGGTTATCCGCGAGGATTCCTGGCAGCTATACGGCTTTCTCAGCAGCGGGGAAAAGCGCGCCTTCGACCTGCTCATGGGGGTGCAACATGTGGGCCCCAAGCTGGCGTTGGCGATACTCTCCAATCTGGCTCCCGACGAACTGGTGGCGGCGATCGGACGCGAGGATGCGGCGCGGCTGGAAGCGGTCAAGGGAGTAGGTGCCAAGGTGGCCGAGCGCATCGTGCGCGAACTGCGCGACAAGGCGTCCGAACTGCGCGCCATCGCGCCCCTGCCCGCGGTGGGCCACAGCGGCGGCCTGCTGGAGGACGCCTTGTCGGCCCTCATCAACCTGGGCTATCGTCCGGCCCAAGCCAAAGCGGCTTTGGAAAGCGTGGCTCCCGCTGCTACCGATCCCGGCGAGGAGTTGGAACCACTCCTGCGCAAGGCCTTGGCGGTGTTGGCCGGTGAGCGCTGAGGGACCCAAGGGGCGCGCCGCGCCGCTGGCGCGCGCCAGTCACGGCGAAGAGGACGAGACGCTTGACCTTTCGCTGCGTCCCCGCCTGCTGAGCGACTTCATCGGCCAAGAGCGGCTCAAGAAAGTTCTAGGACTCTCTATCCAGGCCACCCGCGCCCGCGGCGACGTGCTTGACCACGTGCTGCTGTCGGGGCCGCCCGGCCTGGGCAAGA
Proteins encoded:
- the ruvA gene encoding Holliday junction branch migration protein RuvA, which gives rise to MIATIHGKLQLRAPDRVIVETAGVGYELLIPLSTYHRLPAVGGPVLLEVRQVIREDSWQLYGFLSSGEKRAFDLLMGVQHVGPKLALAILSNLAPDELVAAIGREDAARLEAVKGVGAKVAERIVRELRDKASELRAIAPLPAVGHSGGLLEDALSALINLGYRPAQAKAALESVAPAATDPGEELEPLLRKALAVLAGER